The window GCCTTTCGTGCTATGAAATGTATTGGGATCTCTGAGGATAAGGTGAAGCCGGTATTGAAAAGTTTGCTAAAGCTGTTTGATAAAAATTGGAAGCTTATTGAAGAGGAAAACTATAGAGCCCTTGCTGATGCTATTTTTGACAGAGATGAAGTAGAGGTAAGTGTTTTAGATAAAATACTTTAATTTCTCAATTCTTGTAACACCTGATGCGATAGTAGATTTTATGTTTCTTTATTTCGTATCCTTATGTGGGAGAGGACCACAAACAGTGATCATCAGTCATCACAATGTAAAAGAATAGAAACAAGGATTGTTGCAAAAGGTCCAATTGCAGCTCTGAACTATCCTTTTCTTCTTTCAGTTTTATTCTcttttctcttttgtttttttcttattCTTGTTTAATTTAAATCTTGCTGCTGCTgatctttctatttttttatcaaactgTCGTGACATTGGTTTTTCCGGTCTCTCAGGCTGCAGAGTGCTCAAGGAAGATCTTGAATAGTGAAGTATGtgattgattaaaaaattagtCTTACTTTATTGGTTCCAAGTGTTAGCTGttcaattaaaattaatttaatcgTGATTATGTGTTTTATATATACAGAAGAAAAAGGTTTGTTAGTGCTGATGATTTGATAATTTGATCTGTGCCATTTGTCAGGCAGCAGAGCATCCAAAAAAGATTGTGAATAGTGAAGTGAGTGACTTTATCTTTATTTGTTGCCTTGCAATATTAATCAACCCTGATTGGCGGCTGTATTTTTATTGCTAATGTCTCCGTTCATTCTTATACTCAATATGTTGAATTGTTGTGGTGTACCTCTCGATAATAGAAAGAGGATTACTTGGAGGAAGAAGTGCAGGCTTCTGAAGAGCCTGAACGGCCTTTAAAAAGACTGCGACATAGAAATCGAGATGGTCAAACTTCCACCTCAAGTACTTCTAATACTAATGTACCCAAAATTCCACTTGTCAAGCCAAAAGAAGAACCAGATGAACTACCTGAAGGCCATTTGCCAAAGGCAAACTTGGCAAATGGTTCACACAGTATAGTGGATCCCAATTTGCAGGTTGACACATGCCAATCACTTGGTGCCAACAAAAAAGAGCAACATACTTCTGTCAAATCCTTGATTGTCAATGAGAAATATGATCCCTGCCAGCTCAGTGCCAGAGGCAGAATTCAGCAAAATACCTCGTTGGGAACAGAAAGATCATCTTCTCATCCAATGAGGCTGAGAGACGGAGGAAAGGGATCCGTCTCTCCACAATCTGGGGAGAAGAGTTCAGTTTCTGCAAGATCATCTAATGCTGAATGCCTAAAAGAGCCAAATAATAAGTGTGACATTGTTCTATCACCCTCGCCCAAACAAAAGAACAATGCCAGTCATACTCTGATTAAGCCTAAAGATGAGCCAATCACTGATGTCACACCTGTCACCAGGGTCCATCCAGGTATACCTTTTCCTTTCCTCTTCTGGCTGTACAGAGTCAGTGCGTCCAAAATTTTCGTTCTTTAGTAGATTGAAACTGAATTGTCAGCAATAATCTCAATTATAGAGACCAATACTTATCTGTGTATATTTAACATTTTGTTCGTATAGTTGGTCACCCTTAGACGACGGACTGAAATAGCATTTCTTTTGATCCCCAGATTTTTGTGGGTGTTTCTTGTTTATACTTAGGTCTAGACTCACTTGccattattatatattaattgctTGTGCTCTATGAAATGGAGTTAGTAAGTAAATTTTTGGGTGTATGCTGACCATTAGCTttacacattttatttttcattttcgcCCGTTGAATTTTGTGGAATGTTATTATTGGGTGGCTTTTGGTTTACGCCATTCAGATTCCAGATTGGATATACTCATGATGTGAAAATCTTGTCATCAAACATTCACATGGCCCTTGCATGATTCCATTTAATATTCTCTCCAGCACagctattttatttattaaatttcacaTTATTTTGTATTCTACTAGTCATTCTTAGGATTATAGTTAAAAATTCACAGTTACATTGAATGAAGAAGGTCCTTTGAGTATGAATGGTGCCACTGCAGATGACTGCCATGAACTTTCAGTATCCCATGCTGCTCAAAGAATAGACGCTGTTGATGGAAATGTTGCTGCAAGTGAACTGAGAAACATTGGAGCACTGGCAAAGATCCCAGGTTAGTGTCCTTCATAACCGATGATTGCTTTCTTGCCTGTCGAAAAAGTGAACTTTTCTTGATTCTGTCTCTCAAAGCTGTGACTTGGCTCGCGGAAGGCCTAAAATATACTTGATCTTAATCACTTACTGAATTGGTGATGGATGTATGTCTCATATCATACAAAAATTTGGATGCTGTACCAGAAACATGGCTTTAACTACTATAATTGTCTTACTGTATTCATCTTCTGCAGCAGAGGATGCTCTAGGTGCTGGATACTTGGGTTTTAGTTCTGTGAGTGGATCAACTGTTCCGGTTGATACTCTTCCCAATACATTGCCACTTCCTCCAACTTGCAATGGCATGGATGATGTCACACCTCTGAAGATGATGGCAAGTCTAGATGACCGTGGATCAAACAGAGTGAGCTGTGCTGAAGAAATGAATGGTTCGAGCTTGGAGGTTATCCATCACCCGCTGGTGGCTCTGAACACTGTCAGCTCACCTGATGATGTTATCGATATAGCCAAGGGACTGGAAAAAGTTGTAATCACTATAATGAATGAGGTCAATGATGAGCGTCCTCCATCTTTCTTTTACATACCCCAAAATGCAGTTTTTCAAAATGCGTATTTGAATTTCTCTCTGGCTCATATGGGAGATAGCCACTATTGTGGTACTTGTTCTGGGAATTGTCTGTCCTTATCCACTCCTTGTCCCTGTGCATATGAAAATGGAGGTGAATTTGCATACACTACCGACGGCCTTGTTAGAGAGGACTTTCTTAATGAGTGTATCTCCATGAATCGTGATCCGAAGAAGCACTGCCAGTTTTTCTGTAAGGAATGTGTTCTTGAAAGATCAAAAAGTGAAGATGTCATTGAACCTTGTAAAGGTCATCTAGTGAGGAAGTTCATTAAAGAATGTTGGTGGAAATGTGGCTGCGATAAATTGTGTGGAAATCGAGTAGTGCAGAGAGGAATAAGTTGCAAATTACAGGTAGTGAGTTCTCTCTCATCCTAGCTCCAGTCCATTGAAATCTTTTCATGGggttcattaattttttttgtgtattcCACGTCATGTTTCCCTAGGTGTTTATGACACCTGAAGGTAAAGGGTGGGGTCTACGTATACTGGAGGACCTGCCAAAAGGTGCATTTGTTTGCGAGTATGTTGGAGAAGTTTTAACAAACACAGAGCTCTTTGATCGTGTTTCACGTAGTCCCAAAGGGGAGAAACATTCATATCCTGTTCTTCTTGATGCTGATTGGGGTGCAGAAGAAGTACTCAAAGACGAAGCTCTTTGTTTGGATGCTACTTATTATGGAAATGTTGCAAGGTTTATCAATCACAGGTAAGTTCATTATCTATCAAGAATTATGCATTTGATACCATAATTTCTTCTATTTTTGAAACTCTCAGTCCGATCATCTTTCTTTAATAATTTTCCATATGATTGATAAAATTGATTGTAGCCTCTAGATTTGGTTTCACAGTGCAGCATCCTAATTATTAGTTTATAAGAATTTGCTTGTAtattacaattattattttgaaattttatgacCATGGGATTTGATCGTGTCGACTTGTATTATGCAAGTTGCCTTACTAACTCCTTGTGTCTCTTCTCCTTTCCGCTGTCACAGTAAACAGGAAGTGCTTCAGTTAGATTTTTCATTTCAAAGATTCAGGTTCTGATATTGATGGTAGATAATCTTTAATATCCTTTTGCCTTCAGATGTTATGACTCAAACATGGTTGAGATTCCTGTGGAAGTGGAGACTCCTGATCACCACTATTATCACGTATGAGATCACTTTTCTTTACCTTGTCCCACTATCTATGTCGGTCAAAGTCAAGTCGTCTCGTGAAGTTTAAGTGGATCTCTTCTCTCATTGCAGCTTGCGTTCTTTACTACGAGAAACGTGAAAGCCAAGGAAGAACTTACTTGGgtaatttcattttcattttcggtcaaactttatatttaaaacTTCAGTTTCAAACAGGCATGTCTTGAATtgctatttatttaattttcgtGATAATAACATTATAATTGAAGGATGGCATGTAATTCTTAACTTTTAACAATGACGAAAAAGATTCTTTATGAATGCCTCCTAACACTAGATGGTTGTGATTGCTTGTTGTTCTAGTCTAAGCATGTAATGACCATAGACTATTCCGATATTAGGTTCCCTTTGGGACCTTCTTCCTAAAACTGGCTCTCTCAGGGGCTTTTTCTCTCACGGACTTTACCATGGGCTATTATATCCTCATCCCTGGAAATGAGTTCTTTTCGTTTCTCCCAACACTCGAAGTCAGGATTTTTGGATAAATCCATAGATTCTTAGAGTGTGGATACCAAATATTCACACTCTAGGAATCTAGGTAATTAAGTCTGGAGGTCCTGAGTTCGAATGTTAGGGAGACGAAAGAAAAGACTTTCCAGATGTGAGATAATGTTATGAGGAATGACACATTAGAAAGATATGAGGTAGAAGGTCCTAGAAGGAGCCAGTTTACGAGAGAAGGCCTCAGAAGCGGCTGAAGATCGAGATAGCCCATGATCATTTAAAGCATCTGTCAAACTCATTTTGGTTGCGTCATATTGGTTAAGCAACTTTGGATAAACAATTGACGGGTTAGAACCACCGTGTGCACGGGTTTATCTGTTCCGTTTGAAGAACATACATTTTTTAAGTGAACCTAGCAAGTGCTCATAAGAGAAAGTGTCTTCAGTTTAATGTCATTAAACAAGCTCTTCAAAGATGTGTTAACGAATCATATATTAAAGACATGATTTTTTTGAATGATGCAATGAGATGATGTTGTATAGTACAGTTACTGTTCACTGTGTGTAGGATATTGTAATGCATGTTACGATGTTAGACATCATCATACCGTTTTAATGGAATCATCATCTGCTTACTTATCAAATGATCGAATTGAAGGTGGGTAACTTTTGTGACGAACTAGAATGCCATAAAGAAAATTTATAGCACCAGTGAAATCATTAACTGGTAAATAATGATTTGAGTGTTAACTTAAATTTAATTCAATGTCCTAGGTATTGTTTGGCTTGTGGGATGTTATAATAAACAATCTATAGTACAAGGGTGATAATTGAAAAATAACGataacttaattattttttactccTCTTATTGTAAAATTTGAGTCGCTGGATAAAATAAGGATCTGAAGTCTTATCCTTTGCACCAAATAGTGTCTTagagtattttatttaattgaactCTCATAAAAGAAACATTTTTAATGCTCAGAGAACTAGGGTTTACGTTCTACTATTGCGTGCCTCATACTTCCAACTGATCATAATGTCTGGTTGCTTAATACAGCACATGAGAAGGATGTACGTGAATAGGGCAATTGCACATTCATGAAGTAAACGTTAATTAGTGATTCAGTAATTTATTAGCTAAGAAGCGGTATGGCCTGTTTGCAGGATTATGGTATTGATTTTGATGACCATGGCCATCCTATAAAGGCCTTTCGTTGTCAATGCGGCAGCAAGTTTTGCCGCAACATAAAACGCTCAAGTAGTAAGTGACACATTTCAGGGAAACTTGCTAGTTGTTACCATCTTGATTTGTTTTCTAGTGGCTTGAAAAACTTTAGTTTCATGAACTTGCTCCATAGTACACATTTCCTTCGGTTCTTCAAGATCTATTGTGGCTCACCTATCCAGGGTTAAATCGACTTCTTACATGATTGGGGGTAGATCAACGAACTCAGGGAGATGAAGGGTGGTACgcgcaatttttgaaaaatcaggtagaaaattttaaaatttctaatttCAGGGGGTGATGTCCTACCCATGATGGAGATGAACCTACATACGCTCACATTGCTATTTTACAAATCATCTCCTCCAAGTTTTGTTTGTAATTGTGGGAATTTCTTTTTGCTTTTGTAGTTGACTTTAATAATCCCTAACCACCCGTAGTTTTGTGTTGTAGGATCTAAATCTTTGAGAAGATGACCACGAGGATTTCATTGGGGCACCATTCCCATCGCCTCGTATAACGATTGTCGAGGCTTGTAGTTCTCTTCTTTGACGTTGTAACTTAGAAATCGTGATGTTGCATCTGAAAATACTCGAACTTATTCTCTGATCCATTGACAATATTTGTAAGAATACCTTTGCTTAATTTGTGTGAAACCATCTCTCGCTGGCTCATGGCTAATACTAGTTAAGTTGGTTAAGATTCAAGACATCCTTCAAtgtttatttgttaaaattttacATCTGTATCTTAAAATGTAAGttcttttttagaaaatatatgCTAAATGTCCTTCGGGCGATTGAGAAGAGTCAAATGTCAAAGGTACCTCAATACATATTTcctataaaaatcaaaataagaaaccATTGGGACATTGGATATTTGTCTATTGTTCGTTAGTGATTATATAAGAATCAGGTGATGTGTCATTGTCCTAACAAAATATGGAATTGGAGTTTCAAGAATGGTCCACGTCATTTTTGTAATACGTTTTTTAAGCCCGTTTGATTTAGTAGCATTGGGTCctttaaattttctaatttgGATATTTTCTATTCATTGGAATTCTATAGGCATGCTTAGAAGATAtggttttgtgtgtgtgtgtgtgtgtctgtgCAGGTTTTGTTTAGTCAGCAGCTTTAAGAATATATGGTTTCTATGTTTCAGGgaaacaaaagaagaagaatatattgtttcttgattgactttattttagtttaattaTCGTGTATAATTGATTCAgctattttttttggttttagatGCTTAGAATCATCAATTGTTTATCCAGTTAAATTTATAACTAATactaaaaaagaagaaaataaatcaCTCACgtcagttttttttaatttgatgtaTGTGAATGAATACAAgatcaatcaaatgatgaaTTTGTTGATGAAAGAAAACCACATTGAGAATGTTATTGTCAGTCCATCAGATGAAAAACTCACTCACGCAATGTTGCCGCATATTTTTCTCGAATTCATATTCCAAGAATCTTTAGCTGCTCAACTTACACTAAATACTAGCTAGTAATATCCATTAGTATTGTCATAGTAATTGA of the Primulina huaijiensis isolate GDHJ02 chromosome 1, ASM1229523v2, whole genome shotgun sequence genome contains:
- the LOC140990474 gene encoding probable inactive histone-lysine N-methyltransferase SUVR2 isoform X1, with protein sequence MSNETKVKVANAFRAMKCIGISEDKVKPVLKSLLKLFDKNWKLIEEENYRALADAIFDRDEVEAAECSRKILNSEAAEHPKKIVNSEKEDYLEEEVQASEEPERPLKRLRHRNRDGQTSTSSTSNTNVPKIPLVKPKEEPDELPEGHLPKANLANGSHSIVDPNLQVDTCQSLGANKKEQHTSVKSLIVNEKYDPCQLSARGRIQQNTSLGTERSSSHPMRLRDGGKGSVSPQSGEKSSVSARSSNAECLKEPNNKCDIVLSPSPKQKNNASHTLIKPKDEPITDVTPVTRVHPVTLNEEGPLSMNGATADDCHELSVSHAAQRIDAVDGNVAASELRNIGALAKIPAEDALGAGYLGFSSVSGSTVPVDTLPNTLPLPPTCNGMDDVTPLKMMASLDDRGSNRVSCAEEMNGSSLEVIHHPLVALNTVSSPDDVIDIAKGLEKVVITIMNEVNDERPPSFFYIPQNAVFQNAYLNFSLAHMGDSHYCGTCSGNCLSLSTPCPCAYENGGEFAYTTDGLVREDFLNECISMNRDPKKHCQFFCKECVLERSKSEDVIEPCKGHLVRKFIKECWWKCGCDKLCGNRVVQRGISCKLQVFMTPEGKGWGLRILEDLPKGAFVCEYVGEVLTNTELFDRVSRSPKGEKHSYPVLLDADWGAEEVLKDEALCLDATYYGNVARFINHRCYDSNMVEIPVEVETPDHHYYHLAFFTTRNVKAKEELTWDYGIDFDDHGHPIKAFRCQCGSKFCRNIKRSSRSKSLRR
- the LOC140990474 gene encoding probable inactive histone-lysine N-methyltransferase SUVR2 isoform X3, with the protein product MSNETKVKVANAFRAMKCIGISEDKVKPVLKSLLKLFDKNWKLIEEENYRALADAIFDRDEVEAAECSRKILNSEAAEHPKKIVNSEKEDYLEEEVQASEEPERPLKRLRHRNRDGQTSTSSTSNTNVPKIPLVKPKEEPDELPEGHLPKANLANGSHSIVDPNLQVDTCQSLGANKKEQHTSVKSLIVNEKYDPCQLSARGRIQQNTSLGTERSSSHPMRLRDGGKGSVSPQSGEKSSVSARSSNAECLKEPNNKCDIVLSPSPKQKNNASHTLIKPKDEPITDVTPVTRVHPVTLNEEGPLSMNGATADDCHELSVSHAAQRIDAVDGNVAASELRNIGALAKIPAEDALGAGYLGFSSVSGSTVPVDTLPNTLPLPPTCNGMDDVTPLKMMASLDDRGSNRVSCAEEMNGSSLEVIHHPLVALNTVSSPDDVIDIAKGLEKVVITIMNEVNDERPPSFFYIPQNAVFQNAYLNFSLAHMGDSHYCGTCSGNCLSLSTPCPCAYENGGEFAYTTDGLVREDFLNECISMNRDPKKHCQFFCKECVLERSKSEDVIEPCKGHLVRKFIKECWWKCGCDKLCGNRVVQRGISCKLQVFMTPEGKGWGLRILEDLPKGAFVCEYVGEVLTNTELFDRVSRSPKGEKHSYPVLLDADWGAEEVLKDEALCLDATYYGNVARFINHRCYDSNMVEIPVEVETPDHHYYHLAFFTTRNVKAKEELTWDYGIDFDDHGHPIKAFRCQCGSKFCRNIKRSSSFV
- the LOC140990474 gene encoding probable inactive histone-lysine N-methyltransferase SUVR2 isoform X4 translates to MSNETKVKVANAFRAMKCIGISEDKVKPVLKSLLKLFDKNWKLIEEENYRALADAIFDRDEVEAAECSRKILNSEAAEHPKKIVNSEKEDYLEEEVQASEEPERPLKRLRHRNRDGQTSTSSTSNTNVPKIPLVKPKEEPDELPEGHLPKANLANGSHSIVDPNLQVDTCQSLGANKKEQHTSVKSLIVNEKYDPCQLSARGRIQQNTSLGTERSSSHPMRLRDGGKGSVSPQSGEKSSVSARSSNAECLKEPNNKCDIVLSPSPKQKNNASHTLIKPKDEPITDVTPVTRVHPDDCHELSVSHAAQRIDAVDGNVAASELRNIGALAKIPAEDALGAGYLGFSSVSGSTVPVDTLPNTLPLPPTCNGMDDVTPLKMMASLDDRGSNRVSCAEEMNGSSLEVIHHPLVALNTVSSPDDVIDIAKGLEKVVITIMNEVNDERPPSFFYIPQNAVFQNAYLNFSLAHMGDSHYCGTCSGNCLSLSTPCPCAYENGGEFAYTTDGLVREDFLNECISMNRDPKKHCQFFCKECVLERSKSEDVIEPCKGHLVRKFIKECWWKCGCDKLCGNRVVQRGISCKLQVFMTPEGKGWGLRILEDLPKGAFVCEYVGEVLTNTELFDRVSRSPKGEKHSYPVLLDADWGAEEVLKDEALCLDATYYGNVARFINHRCYDSNMVEIPVEVETPDHHYYHLAFFTTRNVKAKEELTWDYGIDFDDHGHPIKAFRCQCGSKFCRNIKRSSRSKSLRR
- the LOC140990474 gene encoding probable inactive histone-lysine N-methyltransferase SUVR2 isoform X5 — translated: MSNETKVKVANAFRAMKCIGISEDKVKPVLKSLLKLFDKNWKLIEEENYRALADAIFDRDEVEAAECSRKILNSEAAEHPKKIVNSEKEDYLEEEVQASEEPERPLKRLRHRNRDGQTSTSSTSNTNVPKIPLVKPKEEPDELPEGHLPKANLANGSHSIVDPNLQVDTCQSLGANKKEQHTSVKSLIVNEKYDPCQLSARGRIQQNTSLGTERSSSHPMRLRDGGKGSVSPQSGEKSSVSARSSNAECLKEPNNKCDIVLSPSPKQKNNASHTLIKPKDEPITDVTPVTRVHPDDCHELSVSHAAQRIDAVDGNVAASELRNIGALAKIPEDALGAGYLGFSSVSGSTVPVDTLPNTLPLPPTCNGMDDVTPLKMMASLDDRGSNRVSCAEEMNGSSLEVIHHPLVALNTVSSPDDVIDIAKGLEKVVITIMNEVNDERPPSFFYIPQNAVFQNAYLNFSLAHMGDSHYCGTCSGNCLSLSTPCPCAYENGGEFAYTTDGLVREDFLNECISMNRDPKKHCQFFCKECVLERSKSEDVIEPCKGHLVRKFIKECWWKCGCDKLCGNRVVQRGISCKLQVFMTPEGKGWGLRILEDLPKGAFVCEYVGEVLTNTELFDRVSRSPKGEKHSYPVLLDADWGAEEVLKDEALCLDATYYGNVARFINHRCYDSNMVEIPVEVETPDHHYYHLAFFTTRNVKAKEELTWDYGIDFDDHGHPIKAFRCQCGSKFCRNIKRSSRSKSLRR
- the LOC140990474 gene encoding probable inactive histone-lysine N-methyltransferase SUVR2 isoform X2; the protein is MSNETKVKVANAFRAMKCIGISEDKVKPVLKSLLKLFDKNWKLIEEENYRALADAIFDRDEVEAAECSRKILNSEAAEHPKKIVNSEKEDYLEEEVQASEEPERPLKRLRHRNRDGQTSTSSTSNTNVPKIPLVKPKEEPDELPEGHLPKANLANGSHSIVDPNLQVDTCQSLGANKKEQHTSVKSLIVNEKYDPCQLSARGRIQQNTSLGTERSSSHPMRLRDGGKGSVSPQSGEKSSVSARSSNAECLKEPNNKCDIVLSPSPKQKNNASHTLIKPKDEPITDVTPVTRVHPVTLNEEGPLSMNGATADDCHELSVSHAAQRIDAVDGNVAASELRNIGALAKIPEDALGAGYLGFSSVSGSTVPVDTLPNTLPLPPTCNGMDDVTPLKMMASLDDRGSNRVSCAEEMNGSSLEVIHHPLVALNTVSSPDDVIDIAKGLEKVVITIMNEVNDERPPSFFYIPQNAVFQNAYLNFSLAHMGDSHYCGTCSGNCLSLSTPCPCAYENGGEFAYTTDGLVREDFLNECISMNRDPKKHCQFFCKECVLERSKSEDVIEPCKGHLVRKFIKECWWKCGCDKLCGNRVVQRGISCKLQVFMTPEGKGWGLRILEDLPKGAFVCEYVGEVLTNTELFDRVSRSPKGEKHSYPVLLDADWGAEEVLKDEALCLDATYYGNVARFINHRCYDSNMVEIPVEVETPDHHYYHLAFFTTRNVKAKEELTWDYGIDFDDHGHPIKAFRCQCGSKFCRNIKRSSRSKSLRR